A segment of the Thermodesulfobacteriota bacterium genome:
GGAGGCAACTTCCTCGAAGGCCGCAGGGCCGTGACCGCGGGCCTGGGGGCCACCTACCTGAGCTCCTGGTCGGGAGACCTGAGCTACACGAGCTTCTTCGGGGCGGGGCGGCGAAACCTGATCAACGACCGCGACTTCGTCGCGCTCAACGTCAAGTACTCGTTCTGAGAGACGGGAGATGATCGCCATGCGCACGAAGGCAACTGCGTCGAGCATCGGCGCCCTGGTCCTCGCCCTCGCGGTGGCTGCGGGCGCGGCCTGGGCCAAGGCAACCCCCGAGGAGCTCGCCCGTCTCGGAGCGGACCTGACCCCCCTGGGCGCGGAGAAGGCCGGAAACAAGGAGGGCACCATTCCGGCCTGGGAGGGAGGCATCACGGTACCGCCCTCCGGCTACCGGCCCGGCATGCACCACCCCGACCCCTACCCGGACGACAAGATCCTCTTCACCATCACCGCCGCCAACATGGCCCAGTACGCCGACAAGCTCTCGGCCGGGCACCAGGCCCTGCTCCAGGCTTACGACTCCTACAAGCTCCCCGTCTACCCGACCCGCCGCAGCGCCTCGGCGCCCCAGCGCATCTACGACATGACTCGCAAGAGCGCCGCCACGGCCGAGTTGGTGGACGGCGGGAACGGTTTGACGGGCGCCGTGAACGGCATCCCCTTTCCCCTGCCCAAGAGCGGCATCGAGGTCATATGGAACCACCTGCTGCGCTACCGGGGCGACACGGTGGCGCGCTACATCGCCCAGGCCGCCCCCACCCGGGGGGGTGCCTACACCCTGGTGAAGTTCGAAGACGAGTCGATGCTCGTCTACAGCCACGAAGGGATGACGGAGCAGGCCCTCCAGAACAAGATCCTCTACTTCAAGCAGATCGTCACGGCCCCGGCGCGCCTGGCCGGCGACATGCTGCTCGTCCACGAGACCCTGGACCAGGTCAAGGAGCCCCGCAGCGCCTGGATCTACAACCCCGGCCAGCGCCGGGTGCG
Coding sequences within it:
- a CDS encoding DUF1329 domain-containing protein produces the protein MRTKATASSIGALVLALAVAAGAAWAKATPEELARLGADLTPLGAEKAGNKEGTIPAWEGGITVPPSGYRPGMHHPDPYPDDKILFTITAANMAQYADKLSAGHQALLQAYDSYKLPVYPTRRSASAPQRIYDMTRKSAATAELVDGGNGLTGAVNGIPFPLPKSGIEVIWNHLLRYRGDTVARYIAQAAPTRGGAYTLVKFEDESMLVYSHEGMTEQALQNKILYFKQIVTAPARLAGDMLLVHETLDQVKEPRSAWIYNPGQRRVRRAPNVAYDNPGTASDGMRTTDQFDMFSGATDRYDWNLVGKREIYVPYNSYKLHSDRLKYKDILTPLHVNPEHLRYELHRVWVVDATVKEGSRHLYKRRTFYVDEDSWQILLVDQYDNRDQLWRVSEGHVVNYYELPALWTTLEVHTDLQAGRYLAIGLDNESRMYDVTIRRTLEDYTPAALRAEGTR